The candidate division TA06 bacterium genome includes the window GCGACCATGGACCCTTCAAGCTTCAACAATGTGGTGATCGTGAGTGCATCAGGCGGTGTGGATATTGAAGAGGTTGCCAAGAGCCAGCCAGAAGCTATCATCAAGGAAGAACTGACCGGCAACGACAGAGAACTCCCTCCAGAGCTAGCAAGTGGGTTAGCTCTAAAGCTTGCCGAAGGTCTTGGGGACTCCGGCCTTGCTGACGGTCTGAGCAATACCATTTCCAGTCTGTATGCAACTTACCAGAAGTATGATGCCAAAGTCTGCGAAGTGAATCCACTTCTTGTAACTGAGAAAGGCCTTGTGGCAGTTGATGCAAAGCTGGTTCTTGATGACAACGCCTTATACAGACAGGCTGACCTTTTCAAGATGCTAGGGCTTAGCGAGAGGCGACACGATGTGGCTGAGCCCACAAAAAATGAGCAGCGGGCAATGGCAGCCGGGTTTCCCTATGTCGATCTGCTTCAGGAAGATGTAAAGAAGGATCCGGAAAAACTGTACGTTGGTATTGTTCCAGGCGGCGCGGGATATGGCATATTCTCAATAGATGAGGTGGCAAACATTGGCAGAAAATACTTCGATGGTAAGGTGGTGCCGGTAAATTTCATGGATTCAGGTGGTGGACCTCCCCAGGGCAGGGTTGCTGAGATGTTCCATCTGTTGATGGACTATTCTATGGTGGATGTGGTCATCACCTCCAGATTTGGTGGCATCTCAAGCTGTGACGTTTTTATCCGGGGGCTCATCCAGTGTCTGCAAGAACGCCATGAGAAAAAACAGCGGGTTCTTCCGGTATACGGGAGAATGGTGGGCACTGATCTTCCCAGCGCTCACGCGTACCTGGAAAAGGCCAGATCAGACATGCCTGAAATACTAAAAGATCTGCACATAATAATCGGCAATCAGAAGATAATGGCAGAGGTGATACGAGAGGGACTGGAGAAAACCTTCAAGGCCCGACGGGCTTCCCGCTGAAAAATGCGAGGGTCCCCACACGAAGGGAGATTGGAACGGGAAATGTGATGAAGAGGCTGCCTGCTGAAAAAGGTATGTTTCACTACCTGATAAGCAAAGTAAGGTCTGATACTGGCCGGACTATTGAAAAGTCGGGCACGATTGAGACGGTAGTCGTTGGCTTGGGCGCACAGGGAACGAGGCACGCCGGATTGATGCAGGAGTTTGGTACGAATGTAACCGCGGGAATTGCGCCCGGCAGGGGTGGTACGAGAATCCACGAGACGATTCCGGTCTATGATACTGTCAAGGACTGCCTGGAGGAACATCCCAATATTGCTGCTGCCAGCATATGGCGGCACTATTCGACGGCCAAAGATGCGGCAGTTGAGGTTATTGAGTCGGGCATACCGGTCGTGGTTCTTATCACCGAGGGAATTCCTCTTCGTGATGTGAGAGATATCCTCGTGGCCGCCCGAAGAAAGAACACTCTTTTGTTGGGAGGAAATACGCCCGGCGTCATATTTCCTCCAGAAGGGATAAAGATAGGGATGCTGCCCAATGTCTTCTATCCCGAGGAAACTTCGCCTGACGTTTTTGGACCGCACGGGGTCACCATAGTCTCGCGCAGCGGTGCGATCCTTTATCACATGTCGGATGCTCTTGTCAGTGCCGGCATCGCACAAAATGCTGTTCTGGGAATTGGCGGCGACGGTGCAATTGGGTCGACCTTCCGGAAGGTCGTTCCGCTGGTCATGGGATATGAAAACACTGAACTGGTTGTCCTGGCAGGAGAGATTGGTGGGAATATGGAGGAGGTTCTTGCAGAGGACATAAAGAAGAACCGGCACCTTTACTCCAAACCTCTCGTTGCAATCATATCGGGAAGACATGCTCCTGAAGGCAAGACAATGGGCCACGCCGGCGCAATAGTCTCACCCGGTCAGGCATATGGAACCTTCGAATCAAAAAGAGCGGCTCTTGAAGGAGCGGGCATAGATGTGGTCAACAGCCAGTATGAGCTAATAGATGTGGTGAAGTCGAAGCTTAAGGGTAAGAAGTATTTTCAGATTGAGAGATATTATGAGAAAATGAGAGAGATATGGGAGGCTAAACCCAGGAAGCGGGGGTGGGGTACTCTCATCACGAAGGTTGCACCCAACACCCTGATCGTTTCAGGATACCTTCTCCAGGATCTTATAGAGAAGGCGAGTTTTCTTGAAACGGCTCATCTACTCATCAAAGGCGAACTTCCTAACAAAGAAGTTCTGGAGAAACATAGAAAGAGAGCATTCGAAGCATCTCAGATTGAAGCGCCTGGTATTTCGTGGTTGGATTCAGACGACATATCAAAGACTCTTGCCGCGTTTCTTCTACTCGATAGGCACGTGGCTCAGTTTCCACAGGCCGGCAAAGACGGCCCTGTACAAAAGGCAGTCTTTGCTATCGGCCGTTTTGCACGCTACCTGGCTAGAAGGCTGTGCACAGAGTCCGCGCTGGACGGAGCAGATGCGGATGAACCGTTCTCATCCATTATGTCCAGGGCGGTGTCCGGCAAGGACATTGCTGATCCAAAGTATGCCCGTATGCTCGAGGCGATGATAGTTGCGAGTGTTGACCATGGGGTGACTCCGCCCTCTGCACAGGCAACGATCATAGCTGCTTCAACCAGAGCGACCTATGAAGTGGCTGTTGCGCATGGCATCGGCGCGATAACAGACGTGCATGGTGGAGCGGGCGCAAAGGCTGCGGAGTTTTTCAGACACTGCACGGGGAAATCGCGACAAGAAGGGATTCCAATTGAAGAGGCAACTCATTCCCTAATGAGCGAATATGTCAAGGCGGGAAGGCGCATCGAGGGGATGGGCCATCGTATTCACACTGAGGATCCCAGGCGGGATGCCCTGTGGAAACTTGCCCAGGATTGTGAAGTCGAAGGGGACAGTGTAGCCGTGTCCAAAATAGCGAGCACCGTTTTTGAGCAGGTGAGGGGGATGAGTCTTCCTATAAATGTTGATGGAGTCATCGGTTCAATTGTAGCAGACATGGGACTGGGTTCTTCTGTCGCAAAAGCATTGTTTGTATACGGTCGCTTGGCGGGTCTTTCAGCACACTACTTTGAGGAAATAGCCACTCAACCGCAGATGCGGAGAATCAACTTTGCAGAAGCAGTGTACAGGGGTAAGGAACTGAGAGCCTTTCCTGCCTAGTGGCGATGAGTTGTTCGGTTTCGAGACTGCAACTAGCGCCTTCGAGACCGTGTTCTTTTGCTGCTCCATATTCCAATACCCAATTTCGCATAAGTGCCGGCAAATGTGGCCGTGGGCGATCCGAAAATGTCAAAACCAGACGCCTGCCAGTTGCTTTCAAATGGGAGCCAGATATAGCCTGTTCTCATGTTGAGACAGATTCCTCCTACGGTTCGCCTGGTCTCCATCAGTTTCAGTCTGTAATCGGCGCCCACGGAGAAGTTGAGTGCAAAGGCGCCGAACCCGGGCTCCTCCCACTCCGGAAGAATCTCTTCACCAAAATAGAAATCATAGTAGTCCCTTGAATGAACTCGGAGCTTTACTCCTCCTCCGCCGATACCGATCAGAGGGTAGATGATCAGGCTGCGGGTTGCAACAGGGACAACTCCCAGGTTGAGAAACCCATATCCGCCCTGAATCTTCGCCATGGCATCCGGACCTGTTGCGCTCTGCCAGAATGCAGCACCTTCACCGCCTATGAGCATTCGTTTGCCCAGCCGAAAATAGCCAGAACCGCCAACGGTCCTGGTCACGTCGTCGAAGGCGCCCGCGCCGTTTTTTGAAAGCTCTCTGTTCACACCGGAGAGATCGATGCTGTGTAGACCAAATTCAAAACTTCCAGAGAAATCCATGGGTGGCGGATGACGCATGAATGCCTGTGCCGTTTGGCCAATTGGAAAACAGCTCAGGAGTGAGAGAAGAATGACTTTCGTAGCTGTGTACCGCATGTTGACCTCCTTATGTGAGTTGCATCCATGAGAGTCAATAATCAAGTGTCGTGCCAAGGTTGGAAGGTTTTCTTTATGTTCCTTTGCTGCAATAGGTTACAGTGGAGCATCTCTATCGGGCTTCAAGGTTGCGGGCACAGAAAGCGTGCAGCTCACGTTGGTTGCCTGCACGACTTTTGTGCATTCTCATGGGGACCCCGTGAGACGAGCGGCCGTCGAACGGCCCGGGCGGGCGGGCGTGAACTTTTGAATCTTTGAACCTTTGAACTCTGCAACCCTGGAATCCTTACTTGGCATGGTGCTCCGTTGATGCTGGTTTTGTGATTGCGGATTAGGCTTGACCTGGAGGGTTTTGCGATTTAAAATCATATGGGTAGCGGTTTGGTTGGGAAAGTGAAAAGGAGTGAAGAGATGGTGAGACCAGAGGGACGTGTACTTGTCGTACTGTTTCTTTTGGCAATGGTTGCTGCGGGGTGTTATACGCCCCAGGGCCAGAAGCCAGTAGTGCTGCCTCAAGGGTTTGTGACCGGCAAGGTATCCGATGAAGAGACGGATTTGCCGCTGGCAGCGGAGATAACGTTTCCCCTCGACCCATCTCTGGGAGGCGTGGTGAGTGACCCTGAAACAGGTATTTACAGGCTAACGCTTCCTGTCGGAATACACCGGCTCCATGTGGAAAAGGATGGTTACAGGTCGTTTGAAGCTCCTGTGGATGTGACTGAAGGAAGAACCATACTCAGGGACATCTCTCTTAAGAGGAAGCATGTTGCCAAAGGCACCGTCACGGGCAGAGTGACGGATGCAAGGACAGGGTTGCCCCTTGGAGCAATGATAACCTTCCCTGGCACGGCTGTTCCGGCAACTGCCAGCGACCTCCGAAATGGGATCTACAAGACTACCCTGCCGCCGGGAACGTATGTGATAACCGTAGTAGCACAAGGTTATCTAACCGTTTCCTCGCCAGTTGTAGTTCTGGACGGCGCGTCAGTGATCCAGAACTTTGAGCTGAGAAGAAACTAATCGTTCGACAAACTTCCTTCGACTACTCTCAGGACTGGCACGACGGGTCCTTCGACACTGTTCAGTATAGACCGAGCGAAAAACAGAATAGTCTAGCTTAACATGATGTGAGCAAGGGACCGCACCTATTGTGCGTTGCGGTCTCACAGTTAGTCCCCTCCCAGTATTTCCCCACAGGATTATCTCCTAGAGAGAGGAGGTGAATTAGTATTGTCCTGCTTAGTCTCTCTTGCTGAGACGGAGTCGAAGCTTAGAGGGTCTCGATCCCGAGCGTAGCCCCGCCTGTCCTTCGCGAAGTCGGAGGGAGTCTATCGAGGGGCGAAGTCTAGGGAAATTAGTCCTGAGCCGCAGGCGAAGGGAGCGCATTGCGGGACGAAAAACCTAGCAGACGATATAGACTGTCAATCTCCAACAACCTAAGGAGGATAGATGAATCAGGGCAAAGCTGACGACAACGGCGGCTATGAGTTCTCTGATCCTGAGCTTGAAAGGTTGCTCAAAGCTGCTGAAAGAACACTGCAGCCAAAAGTGGCTGCGATAAACGGCGAGGATGAAGAGGTTCTTGCCGCGAACAAGCGCTATATTGGTTCTCACGAAACACTTCCG containing:
- a CDS encoding PEGA domain-containing protein gives rise to the protein MGSGLVGKVKRSEEMVRPEGRVLVVLFLLAMVAAGCYTPQGQKPVVLPQGFVTGKVSDEETDLPLAAEITFPLDPSLGGVVSDPETGIYRLTLPVGIHRLHVEKDGYRSFEAPVDVTEGRTILRDISLKRKHVAKGTVTGRVTDARTGLPLGAMITFPGTAVPATASDLRNGIYKTTLPPGTYVITVVAQGYLTVSSPVVVLDGASVIQNFELRRN